One genomic region from Hoeflea algicola encodes:
- a CDS encoding MBL fold metallo-hydrolase, producing MVSPRLTRRNVLKAGVAGAGLVMAPLALWPARAFEIGTGVLTTISDGNLVLPLSFSYPDAPQDELLALLEANDQPTDSLMPDCNVPILKTGDRTILFDAGSGANFMPSAGSLINNMTQAGFDPAEVTDVVFTHGHPDHLWGVVDDFDELTFANAAYHMGRAEWDFWRDPGTVDAMPEARKTFAVGAQNRLAFLEERINLFEAGAEVLSGVEAVDTAGHTPGHMSFLLHGGAEPVLIAGDAITHFAVSFMHPSWPSGSDQDPEMGIATRTKLLDRLAGDKALLTAYHLPEPGKGRVERDGTAYRFVASD from the coding sequence ATGGTTTCGCCCAGGCTGACGCGACGCAATGTACTGAAAGCCGGCGTTGCCGGGGCCGGATTGGTGATGGCACCGCTGGCGCTGTGGCCGGCGCGGGCGTTCGAGATCGGCACTGGCGTGCTGACCACCATCAGTGACGGCAATCTGGTTTTGCCACTCAGCTTTTCCTATCCGGACGCGCCGCAGGATGAGCTCTTGGCGTTGCTGGAAGCCAATGATCAGCCCACCGACAGTCTGATGCCGGATTGCAATGTGCCGATCCTGAAGACCGGTGACCGGACGATTCTGTTTGATGCCGGTTCGGGCGCCAATTTCATGCCGTCAGCGGGCAGCCTGATCAACAACATGACACAAGCCGGTTTTGACCCTGCCGAGGTAACCGACGTGGTGTTCACCCATGGTCACCCGGATCATCTGTGGGGCGTGGTTGACGACTTCGACGAGCTGACATTTGCCAATGCGGCCTATCACATGGGCCGGGCGGAATGGGATTTCTGGCGCGATCCTGGCACGGTCGACGCCATGCCTGAGGCGCGCAAGACCTTTGCGGTTGGCGCGCAAAACCGGCTGGCGTTTCTGGAAGAACGGATCAACCTGTTTGAAGCCGGCGCCGAGGTTCTGTCCGGCGTGGAGGCGGTGGACACGGCCGGGCATACGCCGGGTCACATGTCGTTTCTGCTGCACGGTGGCGCCGAACCGGTGCTGATCGCCGGCGACGCAATCACCCATTTCGCGGTGTCGTTCATGCACCCGTCATGGCCAAGCGGCTCGGACCAGGATCCGGAAATGGGTATTGCTACACGGACCAAGCTGCTCGACAGACTGGCTGGCGACAAGGCGCTGCTGACCGCCTATCATCTGCCTGAGCCCGGCAAAGGCCGGGTAGAACGCGACGGGACGGCTTACCGGTTTGTGGCCTCAGACTGA
- a CDS encoding YeeE/YedE family protein, whose protein sequence is MGLELLADRFGENWTLLLGGGVIGALFGAFAQQSRFCLRAAAVEFSRGEIGGKLAIWLIVFSTAITGTMLLSAEGLFVAREARQLASPQSLSGAAIGGLLFGTGMVLARGCSSRLLVLSATGNLRALLSGLVFAVVAQASLHGFLSPVREALANPLTTLNIGSNDLLLLSGASETVAGVAVTLGLVASLALAFWRRIGIWKTVAAFGVGACIPLAWWFTHAMTSIAFEPVQLESLSFTGPSADTLMLFLSPPGTMIDFDVGLVPGVFIGAFLAGLFSGELELLGFQGGDAMRRYLAGAALMGFGGMLAGGCAVGAGVTGASIFALTAWVTLFSIWIGAMATDWLVDRKLPDRKARSLEKARPAPSVVQGVE, encoded by the coding sequence ATGGGCCTGGAACTGCTGGCCGACCGGTTCGGCGAGAATTGGACTTTACTGCTCGGCGGCGGCGTGATCGGCGCACTGTTCGGCGCGTTTGCCCAACAAAGCCGATTTTGCCTGCGGGCAGCGGCAGTGGAGTTTTCGCGCGGAGAGATCGGCGGCAAGCTGGCCATCTGGCTGATCGTCTTTTCCACCGCCATCACCGGCACCATGCTGCTCTCGGCTGAAGGCCTGTTTGTTGCCCGCGAAGCCCGCCAACTCGCCTCCCCGCAAAGCCTCTCGGGCGCCGCCATCGGCGGCTTGCTGTTTGGTACCGGCATGGTGCTGGCGCGCGGATGCTCCTCCCGGCTTCTGGTACTCTCGGCCACCGGCAATTTGCGCGCACTCTTGTCAGGCCTGGTGTTTGCCGTGGTCGCCCAGGCCAGTCTGCACGGCTTTCTCTCACCTGTGCGCGAAGCGCTCGCCAATCCGTTGACCACGCTCAATATCGGCTCCAACGACTTGCTGCTGTTATCTGGCGCCTCCGAAACGGTCGCAGGGGTTGCCGTAACCCTCGGGCTCGTGGCCAGTCTGGCGCTGGCGTTCTGGCGCAGGATTGGGATCTGGAAGACGGTTGCCGCCTTCGGCGTCGGCGCCTGCATCCCGCTTGCCTGGTGGTTCACCCACGCCATGACATCGATCGCCTTTGAACCGGTGCAGCTTGAATCCCTAAGTTTCACAGGACCTTCGGCTGATACCTTGATGCTGTTTCTGTCGCCGCCCGGCACGATGATCGATTTCGATGTCGGGTTGGTGCCGGGCGTCTTCATCGGCGCGTTTCTCGCTGGCCTTTTCAGCGGCGAACTCGAATTGCTCGGCTTTCAGGGCGGCGACGCGATGCGGCGTTATCTTGCTGGCGCCGCTCTGATGGGGTTTGGCGGCATGCTCGCCGGCGGCTGCGCGGTTGGCGCCGGAGTGACCGGGGCGAGCATCTTTGCGCTGACCGCCTGGGTCACCCTGTTCTCGATCTGGATCGGCGCGATGGCGACCGACTGGCTGGTCGACCGCAAATTGCCCGACCGTAAGGCCCGCAGCCTTGAAAAGGCGCGCCCAGCGCCATCCGTTGTCCAGGGCGTAGAGTGA
- a CDS encoding transglutaminase-like cysteine peptidase — protein sequence MSAPLFLLAFLASVFAFISPSFASVWLKTGNETTRPYGHVEYCSRNASDCRGRSASAKLPSARLNLLRNVNNAVNRAITAVDDKDAFGRKEYWTARTRKGDCEDFALAKRAKLMRKGFKPSQLLLTMGYSGGVAHTVLVVRTRDGDFVLDNLNNEVKPVRAASMSFLKIQAPENGGRWLRVTGKTKQTP from the coding sequence ATGAGCGCGCCTCTGTTCTTGTTGGCCTTCTTGGCATCTGTATTCGCATTTATTTCGCCATCCTTCGCTTCCGTCTGGCTGAAAACCGGCAATGAAACGACCCGGCCCTACGGCCATGTCGAATATTGCTCCCGGAACGCGTCTGATTGCCGTGGACGCTCTGCCTCGGCCAAGCTTCCCTCAGCCCGCCTTAACCTGCTGCGCAATGTCAACAATGCCGTCAACCGCGCGATCACGGCTGTCGATGACAAGGACGCATTCGGTCGCAAGGAATACTGGACCGCACGCACCCGGAAGGGCGACTGCGAGGATTTCGCGCTCGCAAAACGCGCCAAGCTGATGCGCAAGGGCTTCAAGCCGTCGCAATTGTTGCTGACCATGGGCTATTCAGGCGGCGTGGCTCACACAGTGCTGGTGGTTCGCACCCGGGACGGTGACTTCGTGCTCGACAATCTCAACAACGAGGTCAAGCCCGTCCGTGCTGCATCGATGAGCTTTCTCAAGATTCAGGCACCCGAAAACGGTGGCCGCTGGCTGCGCGTCACCGGCAAGACCAAGCAGACCCCGTGA
- a CDS encoding metallophosphoesterase family protein codes for MHTADIHLDSPLKSLALRNADLASLIGAATRRAFSATIDLCLDEKVDALIIAGDLYDGDQTSMKTARFLAGELARLSQAGILTFIIRGNHDALSKVSKELVLPDTVKLFGGRPEHVLVERGPGEKPVAIHGLSFAQPTAPESLISRYKPPLADTINIGIMHTSLGGAPGHDRYAPCSPAELDAIGYDYWALGHIHKRSVSTAQSTIVMPGMPQGRDIGEDGPKSVTLVSIDEDGSVSLVEKPVALAEFARVPIDLGGIAEWDELAAAITTALSSARTEALAPELVVRLGFSGETPLAWRMRRDADLLLAEAEDRAARAGSVWIDKLENECVAPRPSASSGADPLVELQALMESSILGSDGFETAYAAIIEQLQGQLPAELRDLFGSDETDAQAQRQTLAKAGIDDVMARLRTGPVGGSS; via the coding sequence ATCCATACTGCCGATATCCATCTTGATTCGCCGCTGAAGTCGCTGGCCTTGCGCAATGCCGATCTGGCCAGCTTGATCGGTGCGGCCACCCGGCGCGCCTTCAGCGCGACCATTGATCTGTGCCTGGATGAGAAGGTCGATGCGCTGATCATCGCCGGCGATCTCTATGATGGCGACCAGACCTCGATGAAAACCGCCCGCTTTCTCGCGGGCGAACTGGCCCGGCTGTCCCAGGCAGGCATCCTCACCTTCATTATTCGCGGCAATCACGACGCCCTGTCCAAGGTGTCGAAGGAACTGGTGTTGCCCGACACCGTCAAACTGTTTGGCGGTCGCCCCGAGCATGTGCTGGTCGAGCGCGGCCCCGGTGAGAAGCCGGTTGCCATTCACGGCCTCAGTTTCGCGCAGCCAACCGCGCCCGAAAGCCTGATCTCGCGCTACAAACCGCCGCTCGCCGACACGATCAACATCGGCATCATGCACACCAGCCTCGGTGGCGCCCCAGGCCATGACCGCTACGCGCCCTGCAGCCCGGCTGAACTCGATGCCATTGGCTATGACTATTGGGCGCTTGGTCATATCCACAAACGCTCGGTATCCACGGCACAAAGCACCATCGTCATGCCCGGCATGCCGCAGGGCCGCGACATTGGCGAGGATGGCCCCAAATCCGTCACCCTGGTCTCCATTGACGAGGACGGCAGCGTCAGCCTCGTGGAAAAGCCCGTCGCGTTGGCCGAATTTGCCCGGGTGCCGATCGACCTCGGCGGAATTGCCGAGTGGGATGAACTCGCCGCCGCCATCACCACAGCCCTGAGCAGCGCACGCACGGAAGCATTAGCGCCCGAACTCGTGGTGCGGCTCGGCTTCAGCGGCGAAACCCCGCTTGCCTGGCGCATGCGCCGCGACGCCGATCTCTTGCTGGCGGAAGCCGAGGATCGCGCTGCGCGCGCCGGTTCGGTGTGGATCGACAAGCTGGAAAACGAGTGCGTGGCGCCACGCCCCTCGGCATCTTCGGGCGCCGATCCGCTGGTCGAACTTCAAGCTTTGATGGAATCCAGCATTCTTGGCTCCGACGGCTTTGAGACTGCGTATGCTGCCATCATCGAGCAGTTGCAGGGTCAGCTACCCGCAGAACTGCGCGATCTGTTCGGTTCAGACGAGACCGACGCCCAGGCACAACGCCAAACACTGGCCAAGGCGGGCATCGACGATGTAATGGCGCGGCTGCGCACCGGCCCAGTGGGCGGGAGCAGCTGA